One region of Bacillota bacterium genomic DNA includes:
- a CDS encoding YifB family Mg chelatase-like AAA ATPase yields MLAAVRGFALRGIEAVPIQVQVDVANGLPGFEIVGLPDVGLREARERVRSALRNSNFTFPMRRVTVNLAPADMRKEGPGFDLPVAVGILEACGQLPEAALAGVAMAGELGLDGSIRPVKGALSMALAARDLRLDGFLLPAANAGEAALVDGLRLIPCGTLEEVVAAATGHPPTAVRAEQPSPAAEAVDGDEAWADVKGQTQAKRALEVAVAGGHNILLVGPPGTGKTMLARGVARLLPDLTLAETIQVTRLYSVAGGLNGDRLIRRPPFRAPHHTASSAALIGRLDTPGEVSLAHCGVLFLDELPEFRRDALEALRQPIEDGQVTVARAGGSVTYPSRLILVGAMNPCPCGHLGDSIRACRCTPYQVERYRTRLSGPLLDRLGLQVEVARPDYAEVVGGAGGVPSATVRARIAACRERQLDRNGGLLNANLDRGRLDGLCPLTMAARALLRRAFTRLGLSVRAHDRLVKIARTVADLAEETTITADHIGEALQYRLYEPPVE; encoded by the coding sequence ATGCTCGCAGCCGTTCGAGGGTTTGCCCTGCGGGGCATCGAGGCCGTGCCAATCCAGGTCCAGGTGGACGTGGCCAACGGCTTGCCGGGGTTCGAGATCGTCGGGCTTCCCGATGTCGGTCTACGGGAAGCCCGGGAACGAGTCAGATCGGCCCTGCGAAATAGCAACTTTACGTTTCCGATGCGGCGGGTCACGGTCAACCTGGCCCCGGCGGATATGCGCAAGGAGGGGCCCGGATTCGACCTGCCGGTCGCCGTGGGCATCCTCGAGGCCTGCGGTCAGTTGCCGGAAGCTGCCCTGGCCGGGGTGGCCATGGCCGGCGAACTCGGGCTGGACGGGTCCATCCGACCGGTCAAGGGAGCCCTGTCGATGGCCCTGGCCGCGCGGGATCTCCGGCTCGACGGCTTTCTCCTGCCGGCCGCCAACGCCGGAGAAGCGGCCCTCGTCGACGGTTTACGCCTGATCCCCTGCGGCACCCTGGAGGAAGTGGTCGCGGCGGCCACGGGGCATCCGCCGACGGCGGTTCGCGCCGAGCAACCAAGCCCGGCGGCGGAAGCCGTCGACGGGGATGAGGCCTGGGCCGACGTAAAGGGTCAGACCCAGGCCAAGAGGGCCCTGGAGGTGGCCGTGGCCGGCGGCCACAACATCCTCCTCGTCGGGCCGCCGGGGACGGGCAAGACCATGCTGGCCAGGGGCGTGGCCAGGCTCCTCCCGGACCTGACGCTGGCCGAGACGATCCAGGTGACCAGGCTGTACAGTGTGGCCGGAGGGCTCAACGGTGACCGGCTCATCCGGAGGCCGCCCTTCCGGGCGCCGCATCATACCGCCTCGTCGGCCGCCCTCATCGGCCGGCTGGACACGCCCGGCGAGGTCAGCCTGGCCCATTGCGGGGTGCTCTTCCTCGACGAACTGCCGGAGTTCCGCCGCGATGCCCTGGAGGCCCTGAGGCAACCGATCGAGGACGGCCAGGTGACCGTGGCCAGGGCCGGCGGGTCGGTCACCTACCCATCAAGGCTGATCTTGGTGGGGGCGATGAATCCCTGCCCCTGCGGACACCTCGGGGATTCAATCCGCGCCTGCCGGTGCACCCCCTACCAGGTCGAACGTTACCGGACCAGGCTCTCGGGACCGCTTCTGGACCGGCTCGGACTCCAGGTCGAAGTGGCCCGGCCCGACTACGCCGAGGTCGTCGGCGGCGCGGGGGGAGTGCCGTCGGCCACGGTTCGGGCCCGTATCGCCGCCTGTCGGGAGCGGCAACTGGACCGCAACGGGGGGCTCCTCAACGCCAACCTCGACCGCGGCCGGCTGGATGGGCTCTGCCCGCTGACCATGGCGGCCAGGGCCCTCCTGAGGCGGGCCTTCACCCGCTTGGGTCTGAGCGTTAGGGCTCATGACCGACTGGTGAAAATCGCCCGGACCGTGGCCGACCTGGCCGAGGAGACGACCATCACGGCCGACCACATCGGCGAGGCCCTGCAGTACCGACTGTATGAACCACCAGTCGAATGA
- a CDS encoding DUF1540 domain-containing protein, translating into MASDVKCEVSSCHYWGQGNRCEARAISVVNAVAGGANMEAGTIGHEAQARTTDETACKTFKPRSY; encoded by the coding sequence ATGGCTAGTGATGTCAAGTGCGAGGTTTCCAGTTGCCACTATTGGGGCCAGGGGAACCGGTGTGAAGCAAGGGCCATTTCCGTGGTCAACGCGGTGGCCGGTGGGGCTAACATGGAGGCCGGCACGATCGGCCACGAGGCCCAGGCGAGGACCACCGATGAGACCGCCTGCAAGACCTTCAAGCCGAGGAGCTATTAG
- a CDS encoding YraN family protein, which translates to MNGSSSDLRDPHALGRQAEVAAAALLVSQGYRLAAANYRCRQGEIDLVAWDGPTLVFVEVKARRGNSLGGPAEAIGPRKLNRMRAVAAHYLSRELPGGDPPCRFDAVLVEAGRGPVTPGGAMILVRGVF; encoded by the coding sequence TTGAACGGCTCAAGTTCCGACCTTCGTGATCCGCACGCCCTGGGACGTCAGGCGGAGGTAGCCGCGGCTGCCTTGCTGGTCTCCCAGGGATATCGTCTGGCCGCCGCCAACTACCGCTGCCGTCAAGGGGAGATCGACCTGGTCGCCTGGGACGGGCCTACACTGGTCTTTGTCGAGGTCAAGGCCAGGCGGGGGAACAGTCTCGGCGGGCCGGCGGAGGCCATCGGCCCTCGGAAACTCAACCGGATGCGGGCGGTGGCCGCGCATTACCTGTCAAGGGAACTACCAGGCGGGGATCCCCCTTGCCGGTTCGATGCCGTCCTGGTCGAGGCCGGCCGCGGGCCGGTCACCCCGGGAGGCGCGATGATCCTGGTCCGCGGGGTTTTCTGA